The DNA sequence TTACGCTTGTATTTTTCAAAAGGAGTCTCATGATGTCGGAGCCGCTTGATTTCTAGAAAAATACCTGCTTTAGAGACTTGACGCTTGAAGCGTCTAATAGCAGATTCAATCCCTTCATTTTCACCAACTGTGATTTGCGACATTAGAATAAAACTAAGAATTTAATACTAACAAAAATGAATACATAAGAATATGTAGTTGTTTATTTGCCTACAAATGTTTTTTAGATAATTGAAATTACATCTTCACTATTAAAGCCATGTTCTTGCAATTCCTTGCTTAGATCATTTTCATTAGTAACTCTATCAACAAAAAGGACTCCATTGAGGTGGTCCATTTCATGTTGGATACATCTAGACAATAGACCATCCGCATTCATTTTCTTAGGTCTTCCCATTTCATCACGGAAATTTAATTTAATAGATGATGGTCTAATTACATTTAGATATACTCCAGGGATACTAAGGCAACCTTCTTCATAAGTTTCTATTGCTGCACTAAAGTCAGTAATTTGAGGATTAATAAGAACAATTGGAGGAGTAGTAGAGTTTTCAATATCTAAATCTATGACTAGAAGTTGTTTATGAATTCCTACTTGGGGCGCTGCTAAACCTATACCTTTAGCTGAATACATGCTATGGAGCATTTTTTTTATTAATGTTCTTATAGAGTTATCCACTTTGCTGACTCGTTGCGCAGTTTGTCTCAGTTCTAAGTTGCCTAGTGTATGTATCTTCAGAGAAGGTTTTTCAGTAGGCTCTTTTGAAACAGCAATACTATTGCTGCCTTTTTCGGCATTCTTTGCGAGTTGAGCAAAACTTCTAGCCAAGGAGAATTTTGTTTAATACTTATGACTTTACTCATTTTTAAGAACGATTATCAATTTTTTCAAGCAAATTAAAAAGTATGGTTTCACCAAAGAATCAAGTCAGTTCAAAATTCTTA is a window from the Prochlorococcus marinus str. MIT 9211 genome containing:
- the rpsU gene encoding 30S ribosomal protein S21; translation: MSQITVGENEGIESAIRRFKRQVSKAGIFLEIKRLRHHETPFEKYKRKQIQRKRSR
- the def gene encoding peptide deformylase, whose product is MARSFAQLAKNAEKGSNSIAVSKEPTEKPSLKIHTLGNLELRQTAQRVSKVDNSIRTLIKKMLHSMYSAKGIGLAAPQVGIHKQLLVIDLDIENSTTPPIVLINPQITDFSAAIETYEEGCLSIPGVYLNVIRPSSIKLNFRDEMGRPKKMNADGLLSRCIQHEMDHLNGVLFVDRVTNENDLSKELQEHGFNSEDVISII